In the Salinirubrum litoreum genome, one interval contains:
- a CDS encoding gluconate 2-dehydrogenase subunit 3 family protein — translation MDLTRRDALAALAVVGAGGAVAGLAETGTFDGGTPGTSETGDESTLAGVDALDTLTAASEVLYPSEATGHREFVETYVLGRIDGREAYETGLAETLAELDATARDWYDAAFADLTPADRDELLRQLGTDTADPDPDGPLTERVRYYVVNELLFAFYASPTGGGLVGTENPIGYPGGTESYQRGPNDG, via the coding sequence ATGGACCTGACGCGCCGGGACGCACTCGCGGCGCTCGCCGTCGTCGGTGCGGGCGGTGCCGTCGCCGGACTCGCCGAGACGGGCACGTTCGACGGCGGAACGCCGGGGACGTCGGAGACGGGAGACGAGTCGACGCTGGCCGGCGTGGACGCACTCGACACGCTGACGGCCGCCAGCGAAGTGCTCTACCCGAGCGAGGCGACCGGCCACCGGGAGTTCGTGGAGACCTACGTCCTCGGTCGGATCGACGGCCGAGAGGCGTACGAGACCGGACTCGCCGAGACGCTCGCCGAACTCGACGCGACCGCCCGCGACTGGTACGACGCGGCCTTCGCCGACCTCACCCCGGCGGACCGCGACGAACTCCTGCGACAACTCGGGACCGACACCGCAGATCCGGACCCCGACGGCCCCCTCACCGAGCGCGTGCGCTACTACGTCGTGAACGAACTGCTGTTCGCCTTCTACGCCTCTCCGACCGGTGGTGGTCTCGTGGGCACCGAGAACCCCATCGGCTACCCCGGCGGCACCGAGAGCTACCAGCGAGGACCGAACGATGGCTGA
- the rqcH gene encoding ribosome rescue protein RqcH — MDAKRELSSIDLSALVQELNRYEGAKVDKAYLYGDDLLRLRMRDFDRGRVELIVEVGDVKRAHVADPAHVPDAPGRPPNFAMMLRNRLSGADFAGVSQYEFDRILSFEFERDDEDTTIVAELFGQGNIAVLDETREVVQCLDTVRLKSRTVAPGSQYEFPSSRLNPLDISYDAFERRMDDSDTDVVRTLATQLNLGGLYAEEVCSRAGVEKTLDIAEATSDEYRKLFEVLARIDERLLSGDFDPRVYEEPNEGDGDDGSGGANADGTPGKVVDVTPFPLKEREGLPATAYDSFNEAVDDYFFRLDRSDDEEDAPEDAGSSRPDFEEQIAKQERIIEQQQGAIENFEKQAEREREKAETLYAHYEVADEIIRTIRGARENDVPWDDIAAKFQQGAAQGIAAAEAVESVDGSDATVTVTLDGTTMTLDTTMGVEKNADRLYTEAKRVAEKKEGALAAIEDTREELEAVKQRRDEWEAEDEADDESDEDDEQEDVDWLARSSIPIRETDDWYERFRWFHTSDGYLVIGGRNADQNEEIVKKYLNKHDRFFHTQAHGGPVTILKATGPSEPAKEVDFPDSSLQEAAQFAVSYSSIWKEGRYADDAYMVTPDQVSKTPESGEYIEKGGFVIRGDRTYFRDVEAEVAVGVQCEPVTRVVGGPPSAIEGVAETTIRVQPGKFAQNDMATMLYRKLKERFVDQSFVRKVASADRLQEFLPPGGSEIVEE; from the coding sequence ATGGACGCAAAGCGGGAACTCTCCAGTATCGACCTCTCCGCGCTCGTACAGGAACTCAACCGGTACGAGGGCGCGAAGGTCGACAAAGCCTACCTCTACGGCGACGACCTCCTCCGTCTGCGGATGCGCGACTTCGACCGGGGCCGCGTCGAACTCATCGTCGAGGTCGGCGACGTGAAGCGTGCCCACGTCGCGGACCCCGCACACGTCCCCGACGCGCCGGGGCGACCGCCGAACTTCGCCATGATGCTCCGCAACCGACTGTCGGGCGCGGACTTCGCCGGTGTCTCCCAGTACGAGTTCGACCGGATCCTCAGCTTCGAGTTCGAACGCGACGACGAGGACACGACGATCGTCGCCGAACTGTTCGGGCAGGGGAACATCGCGGTGTTAGACGAGACGCGCGAGGTCGTCCAGTGTCTCGACACGGTGCGGTTGAAGTCCCGCACGGTCGCGCCGGGGTCGCAGTACGAGTTCCCCTCCTCCCGACTGAATCCTCTCGACATCTCCTACGACGCCTTCGAGCGCCGGATGGACGACTCCGACACCGACGTCGTCCGGACGCTGGCGACGCAACTCAACCTCGGTGGCCTCTACGCCGAGGAGGTCTGTTCCCGGGCCGGCGTCGAGAAGACGCTGGACATCGCCGAGGCCACGAGCGACGAGTACCGGAAGCTGTTCGAGGTGCTGGCTCGCATCGACGAGCGCCTGCTGTCGGGCGACTTCGACCCGCGCGTCTACGAGGAACCGAACGAAGGTGACGGTGACGACGGGAGCGGCGGCGCGAACGCGGACGGGACGCCCGGCAAAGTCGTGGACGTGACGCCGTTCCCGCTGAAGGAACGCGAGGGGCTACCGGCGACCGCCTACGACTCGTTCAACGAGGCGGTCGACGACTACTTCTTCCGCCTCGACAGGAGCGACGACGAGGAGGACGCCCCCGAGGACGCCGGATCGTCGCGGCCGGACTTCGAGGAACAGATCGCCAAACAGGAGCGCATCATCGAGCAACAGCAGGGGGCGATCGAGAACTTCGAGAAGCAAGCGGAGAGAGAACGCGAGAAGGCCGAGACGCTGTACGCGCACTACGAGGTGGCCGACGAGATCATCCGGACGATTCGGGGGGCCCGCGAGAACGACGTGCCGTGGGACGACATCGCCGCGAAGTTCCAGCAGGGCGCAGCGCAGGGCATCGCCGCCGCCGAGGCGGTCGAGTCGGTGGACGGCTCCGACGCCACGGTGACGGTCACGCTCGACGGGACGACGATGACGCTCGACACGACGATGGGCGTCGAGAAGAACGCCGACCGCCTCTACACCGAGGCCAAGCGCGTCGCCGAGAAGAAGGAAGGCGCGCTGGCAGCCATCGAGGACACCCGCGAGGAACTGGAAGCGGTGAAGCAACGCCGCGACGAGTGGGAGGCCGAGGACGAGGCGGACGACGAGAGCGACGAGGACGACGAGCAGGAAGACGTCGACTGGCTCGCTCGGTCCTCGATCCCGATCCGGGAGACGGACGACTGGTACGAACGGTTCCGGTGGTTCCACACCTCCGACGGCTACCTCGTGATCGGCGGGCGCAACGCCGACCAGAACGAGGAGATCGTGAAGAAGTACCTGAACAAACACGACCGCTTCTTCCACACGCAGGCGCACGGCGGCCCGGTCACCATCCTGAAGGCGACCGGCCCGAGCGAACCCGCGAAGGAGGTCGACTTCCCCGATTCCTCGCTCCAGGAGGCGGCGCAGTTCGCGGTGTCGTACTCCTCGATCTGGAAGGAGGGCCGGTACGCCGACGACGCCTACATGGTGACACCGGACCAGGTCTCGAAGACGCCCGAGTCGGGCGAGTACATCGAGAAGGGCGGGTTCGTCATCCGGGGCGACCGGACCTACTTCCGGGACGTCGAGGCAGAGGTCGCGGTCGGCGTGCAGTGTGAACCGGTGACCCGCGTGGTCGGCGGCCCGCCGAGCGCAATCGAGGGTGTCGCGGAGACGACGATCCGGGTGCAGCCGGGCAAGTTCGCCCAGAACGACATGGCGACGATGCTCTACCGGAAGTTGAAGGAGCGATTCGTCGACCAGTCGTTCGTCCGGAAGGTCGCCAGTGCCGACCGGTTACAGGAGTTCCTGCCGCCGGGTGGCAGTGAGATCGTCGAGGAGTAG
- a CDS encoding tRNA uridine(34) 5-carboxymethylaminomethyl modification radical SAM/GNAT enzyme Elp3, which produces MSTESEDDGESEAFVQVCETLAERIVAGKIDRDDLESEKLSVCSEFSSPKVPKNTDILQHAPPDQREDVKEVVRRKPVRTASGVSPVAIMTSPHMCPHGKCLYCPGGPASEFDSSQSYTGHEPAAARGEQNDYDPYGQVTLRLEQLRHIGHPVDKVELILMGGTMTARSHDYQEWFVKRALEALNDYDLDAKPDPGEGRSFAPDPEEYEFRYLEDVIAENETADIRNIGTTFETKPDWCDPEQIDRMLDLGATKVEVGVQTTYERINREMHRGHGTQASIDANRRLRDAGFKVGFHMMPGQPGMTMDMCKEDFRQLFENPDFRPDYLKIYPTLVVRGTRVYDQWRRDDFDPLTNEEAADIVADAMGEIPVYTRLQRVQRDIPADFIDAGVWKSNLRQLAEQRAEERGIEPRDIRAREVGMNDVDPDPERVELRVREYEAGGGTEYFLAFEDPVADLLIGFCRLRFPNDPVRRELQDAAVVRELHVYGSEAGIGTDDGDWQHKGYGKRLLARAEELARDAGYRKLSVISGIGVRQYYRQKLGYHQDGPYVSKRLD; this is translated from the coding sequence ATGAGCACCGAGAGCGAGGACGACGGCGAGAGCGAGGCGTTCGTGCAGGTCTGTGAGACGCTCGCGGAACGCATCGTCGCGGGCAAGATCGACCGGGACGACCTCGAATCCGAGAAGCTGTCCGTCTGTTCGGAGTTCTCCAGTCCGAAGGTGCCGAAGAACACCGACATCCTCCAGCACGCTCCGCCGGACCAACGTGAGGACGTGAAGGAGGTCGTCCGCCGGAAGCCGGTTCGCACCGCCTCGGGCGTCTCCCCGGTGGCGATCATGACCTCCCCGCACATGTGCCCCCACGGGAAGTGTCTCTACTGCCCCGGCGGCCCGGCCTCGGAGTTCGACTCCTCGCAGTCGTACACCGGCCACGAACCGGCGGCCGCCCGCGGCGAGCAGAACGACTACGACCCGTACGGACAGGTCACCCTGCGTCTCGAACAACTGCGGCACATCGGCCACCCGGTGGACAAGGTCGAACTGATCCTGATGGGCGGGACGATGACGGCCCGGAGCCACGACTACCAGGAGTGGTTCGTGAAGCGCGCCCTCGAAGCGCTGAACGACTACGATCTGGACGCCAAACCGGACCCCGGCGAGGGGCGTAGTTTCGCGCCCGATCCCGAGGAGTACGAGTTCCGGTATCTGGAGGACGTGATCGCGGAGAACGAGACGGCCGACATCCGGAACATCGGGACGACCTTCGAGACCAAGCCCGACTGGTGTGACCCCGAACAGATCGACCGGATGCTCGATCTGGGCGCGACGAAGGTGGAGGTCGGCGTCCAGACGACCTACGAGCGCATCAACCGCGAGATGCACCGGGGCCACGGGACGCAGGCGTCCATCGACGCGAACCGCCGCCTCCGGGACGCCGGCTTCAAAGTCGGCTTCCACATGATGCCGGGGCAACCGGGGATGACGATGGACATGTGCAAGGAAGACTTCCGGCAGTTGTTCGAGAACCCGGACTTTCGCCCGGACTACCTGAAGATCTACCCCACCCTCGTCGTCCGCGGCACGCGCGTCTACGACCAGTGGCGCAGGGACGACTTCGACCCCCTGACCAACGAGGAGGCGGCCGACATCGTCGCGGACGCGATGGGCGAGATTCCGGTGTACACCCGCCTCCAGCGCGTCCAGCGGGACATCCCGGCCGACTTCATCGACGCGGGCGTCTGGAAGTCGAACCTCCGGCAACTCGCCGAACAGCGCGCCGAGGAGAGGGGCATCGAACCGCGCGACATCCGCGCCCGCGAGGTCGGGATGAACGACGTCGACCCCGACCCGGAGCGCGTCGAACTCCGCGTCCGGGAGTACGAGGCCGGCGGCGGTACGGAGTACTTCCTCGCGTTCGAGGACCCCGTCGCGGACCTGCTGATCGGCTTCTGTCGGCTCCGGTTCCCGAACGACCCCGTGCGCCGCGAACTGCAGGACGCCGCCGTGGTCCGGGAACTGCACGTCTACGGGTCGGAGGCCGGTATCGGCACGGACGACGGCGACTGGCAGCACAAGGGCTACGGCAAGCGCCTACTCGCCCGCGCCGAGGAACTGGCCCGCGACGCTGGCTACCGGAAACTGTCGGTCATCTCGGGCATCGGCGTCCGGCAGTACTACCGCCAGAAACTCGGCTACCACCAGGACGGCCCGTACGTCAGCAAACGACTCGACTGA
- a CDS encoding ABC transporter ATP-binding protein: MSEQEPDPETVVEETEPTQSIHDGPNLDKEDVVLRVDDLQKRFGGLVATDHASFAVERGTITGLIGPNGAGKSTIFNLVSGFYEPDGGTVTVNGADVTGKAPYEVADEGLVRTFQTPRKLEGMTVREAMLVGPREQPGESFLQLFTDPGAVRAAETANIEDAHRMLETFEIDHLATQPATDISGGQMKLVELARAMLAEPDLLLLDEPVAGVNPTLAVKLREHIARLNEEEDITLCIIEHDMEFIMNLADPIIVLDQGSVLVEGSPDAVRADDRVIDAYLGGPGE, translated from the coding sequence ATGAGTGAGCAGGAACCGGACCCGGAGACCGTCGTCGAGGAGACGGAGCCGACCCAGTCGATCCACGACGGCCCGAACCTCGACAAGGAGGACGTGGTCCTGCGGGTCGACGACCTGCAGAAGCGGTTCGGCGGGCTGGTCGCCACCGACCACGCCTCCTTCGCCGTGGAGCGCGGCACCATCACGGGCCTCATCGGCCCGAACGGGGCCGGCAAGTCCACCATCTTCAACCTCGTCTCCGGCTTCTACGAACCGGACGGCGGCACCGTCACCGTCAACGGGGCGGACGTGACCGGCAAAGCGCCCTACGAGGTGGCCGACGAGGGGCTCGTCCGGACGTTCCAGACGCCCCGGAAGCTCGAAGGGATGACTGTCCGCGAGGCGATGCTCGTCGGGCCGCGCGAACAGCCCGGCGAGTCGTTCCTCCAGTTGTTCACCGACCCGGGGGCGGTCCGCGCCGCCGAGACGGCGAACATCGAGGACGCCCACCGGATGCTGGAGACGTTCGAGATCGACCACCTGGCGACCCAGCCGGCGACGGACATCTCCGGCGGGCAGATGAAGCTCGTCGAACTCGCCCGCGCCATGCTGGCAGAGCCGGATCTGCTCCTCCTCGACGAACCGGTCGCCGGGGTGAACCCGACGCTCGCGGTCAAACTCCGCGAGCACATCGCCCGGCTCAACGAGGAGGAAGACATCACCCTCTGTATCATCGAACACGACATGGAGTTCATCATGAACCTCGCGGACCCGATCATCGTCCTCGACCAAGGGTCGGTGCTCGTCGAAGGCTCGCCCGACGCGGTCCGGGCCGACGACAGAGTCATCGACGCCTACCTCGGAGGGCCGGGCGAATGA
- a CDS encoding metal-dependent hydrolase — MELTWHGHSCWAVTVGDTDLLIDPFFDNPHTSLDPSEVDTPDYVLLTHGHADHIAHAGEFSDATLVATPELSEYVTEEMGFENTIPAGGMNLGGTVECGDAFVTMHRADHTNGIMTGYEHDAGMPAGYVISDSKPTQESDAESTTFYHAGDTGLMTEMREVIGPYLEPDAAAIPCGDHFTMGPVQAAIAVDWLDVDHAFPMHYDTFPPIEIDTDDFVREVKATGSDAEVHVLDGDETFTLE, encoded by the coding sequence ATGGAACTCACCTGGCACGGTCACTCCTGTTGGGCAGTCACCGTCGGCGACACCGACCTCCTGATCGACCCGTTCTTCGACAACCCACACACGTCGCTCGATCCCTCCGAGGTGGATACGCCGGACTACGTCCTCCTCACCCACGGCCACGCGGACCACATCGCCCACGCGGGCGAGTTCTCCGACGCGACGCTGGTGGCGACACCGGAACTGTCGGAGTACGTCACCGAGGAGATGGGCTTCGAGAACACCATCCCGGCCGGCGGGATGAATCTCGGGGGCACCGTCGAGTGTGGCGACGCCTTCGTCACGATGCACCGCGCGGACCACACGAACGGGATCATGACCGGCTACGAGCACGACGCCGGGATGCCCGCCGGCTACGTCATCTCGGACTCGAAGCCGACACAGGAGTCCGACGCGGAGTCGACCACGTTCTACCACGCCGGCGACACCGGTCTGATGACCGAGATGCGGGAGGTCATCGGCCCGTACCTCGAACCGGACGCGGCGGCGATCCCGTGTGGCGACCACTTCACGATGGGACCGGTGCAGGCCGCCATCGCGGTCGACTGGCTCGACGTCGATCACGCCTTCCCGATGCACTACGACACCTTCCCGCCGATCGAGATCGACACCGACGACTTCGTGCGCGAGGTGAAAGCCACCGGGTCGGACGCCGAGGTCCACGTCCTCGACGGCGACGAGACGTTCACGCTGGAGTAG
- a CDS encoding OsmC family protein, which translates to MSDIQTTTVSEDGFGSTSQVGEFDMAIDPLDETGPNPNAALVATYASCFLPALRVAGQQMGHDDLGTIQIDADADLDEDDDLTGIRFTIHVEADLAEDEIDEFVERGEDICHVHSALREGLHAEITVNAGAF; encoded by the coding sequence ATGAGCGACATCCAGACGACGACGGTCAGCGAGGACGGCTTCGGAAGCACCAGTCAGGTCGGCGAGTTCGACATGGCGATCGACCCGTTGGACGAGACCGGCCCGAACCCGAACGCCGCACTGGTGGCGACGTACGCCTCCTGTTTCCTGCCCGCACTCCGCGTCGCCGGGCAGCAGATGGGGCACGACGACCTCGGGACGATCCAGATCGACGCCGACGCGGACCTGGACGAGGACGACGACCTGACGGGCATCCGCTTCACGATCCACGTGGAGGCGGACCTCGCAGAGGACGAGATCGACGAGTTCGTCGAGCGCGGCGAGGACATCTGTCACGTCCACTCGGCACTGCGTGAGGGCCTGCACGCCGAGATCACCGTCAACGCCGGCGCGTTCTGA
- a CDS encoding GMC family oxidoreductase: MAEGAAAERPTVDTDDRDRTPLSDADVCVVGAGPAGGLIAHRLAEAGHSVVVLEAGPQFDPTDRRQQMENFLRPAGGNIWEMGGPRDAYTSTGARHYPLNATRVKGIGGSTLHWQGMVMRLHERDFRMQSEHGVGVDWPIDYADLRPYYAEAERAFGVAGADDNPYAPPREEPFPMTAFPPSHSDSLFADACESLEIDMHSVPNARNSESYDGRSACVGFGTCKPICPSGAKYTAESHVEKAISAGARVLDRVPVQRLEHDDAGEQIEAAVYATPEGEEHRQTADQFVLACGGVENVRLLLLSESPQYPDGLANSSGHLGRHFMDHLFAGAGGSLDRETRQNHIGFNTSETHQFYDDAEPVVGMKLEFLNYAGPSPVTSALSAETWGDELLDDLRSEYGQRIAMGALVEQLPDADNRITLDDSTTDDHGNPVPSIEWSIDDRTRAGLERANEIQTRILEELGVDVDWVAGPDATGPAAHHMGTTRMSSEPASGVVDADCRSWDLRNLWVAGSSVFPTGGAMNPTLTIAALSCRLAERLDATLRPD; the protein is encoded by the coding sequence ATGGCTGAGGGTGCGGCGGCAGAGCGACCGACCGTCGACACCGACGACCGCGACCGGACTCCCCTGTCGGACGCCGACGTCTGCGTCGTCGGTGCCGGTCCCGCCGGTGGGTTGATCGCCCACCGACTCGCAGAGGCCGGTCACTCGGTCGTCGTCTTGGAGGCCGGCCCGCAGTTCGACCCCACCGACCGCCGCCAGCAGATGGAGAACTTTCTGCGTCCCGCCGGGGGGAACATCTGGGAGATGGGCGGGCCGCGGGACGCCTACACCTCGACCGGCGCGCGTCACTACCCGCTGAACGCGACCCGCGTGAAGGGGATCGGCGGGTCGACGCTCCACTGGCAGGGGATGGTGATGCGCCTCCACGAGCGCGACTTCCGGATGCAAAGCGAGCACGGCGTCGGCGTCGACTGGCCCATCGACTACGCCGACCTCCGACCGTACTACGCCGAGGCCGAACGCGCGTTCGGCGTCGCCGGTGCCGACGACAACCCCTACGCGCCGCCCCGCGAGGAGCCGTTCCCGATGACCGCGTTCCCGCCCTCCCACAGCGACTCGCTCTTCGCGGACGCCTGCGAGTCGCTGGAGATCGACATGCACTCGGTGCCGAACGCCCGGAACTCGGAGTCGTACGACGGCCGGTCGGCGTGTGTCGGCTTCGGCACCTGCAAGCCGATCTGTCCCTCCGGCGCGAAGTACACCGCCGAGAGCCACGTCGAGAAGGCCATCTCTGCCGGCGCGCGAGTCCTCGACCGCGTGCCGGTCCAGCGACTCGAACACGACGACGCCGGTGAACAGATCGAGGCGGCGGTGTACGCCACCCCGGAGGGGGAGGAGCATCGCCAGACCGCAGACCAGTTCGTCCTCGCCTGCGGCGGCGTCGAGAACGTCCGCCTCCTGTTGCTCTCCGAGTCGCCGCAGTACCCCGACGGCCTGGCGAACTCCTCGGGCCACCTCGGTCGGCACTTCATGGACCACCTCTTCGCCGGCGCTGGCGGGAGTCTCGACCGCGAGACGCGCCAGAATCATATCGGGTTCAACACCAGCGAGACGCACCAGTTCTACGACGACGCCGAGCCAGTCGTGGGGATGAAACTGGAGTTCCTGAACTACGCCGGTCCCTCGCCGGTCACCTCGGCGCTGTCGGCCGAGACGTGGGGCGACGAGTTGCTGGACGACTTACGCAGCGAGTACGGCCAGCGCATCGCCATGGGCGCGCTGGTCGAGCAGTTGCCGGACGCGGACAACCGGATCACGCTGGACGACTCGACGACCGACGACCACGGCAACCCGGTCCCCAGCATCGAGTGGTCCATCGACGACCGGACGCGCGCCGGCTTGGAGCGCGCGAACGAGATTCAGACCCGAATTCTAGAGGAGTTGGGTGTCGACGTGGACTGGGTGGCCGGCCCGGACGCGACCGGTCCGGCGGCCCACCACATGGGGACGACCCGGATGAGTTCGGAGCCTGCATCGGGTGTGGTCGACGCCGACTGTCGGTCGTGGGACCTCCGGAATCTGTGGGTGGCCGGCAGTTCGGTGTTCCCGACCGGCGGCGCGATGAACCCGACGTTGACCATCGCGGCGTTGAGTTGTCGACTGGCCGAGAGGCTGGATGCGACCCTGCGCCCTGACTAG
- a CDS encoding fumarylacetoacetate hydrolase family protein: MHHVRFRDPTGAVRRGEWHGDSVSFGGERYDLDTVDVLPPCEPSKIVCIGLNYADHAAEQDSDLPDRPLLFLKAPNAVAGHGDTVTLPAGKERIEWEAELGVVIGEQCRNVPGESAMDVVAGFTCLNDISNRDDQRREKNWVRGKAFDGAAPLGPVVADPEHVPGDASVELRVNGETRQSSDRSNLIFSIPELIAEITTYLTLEPGDVISTGTPAGVGALADGDEVEVEIEGVGTLAHSVRVP, translated from the coding sequence ATGCACCACGTTCGATTCCGCGATCCGACCGGCGCAGTTCGACGAGGCGAGTGGCACGGTGACTCGGTCTCCTTCGGCGGGGAGCGCTACGACCTCGACACGGTCGACGTCCTCCCGCCGTGTGAACCGTCGAAGATAGTCTGCATCGGCCTGAACTACGCCGACCACGCCGCCGAACAGGACTCCGACCTTCCGGATCGTCCGCTCCTCTTTCTCAAGGCACCGAACGCGGTCGCGGGCCACGGCGACACCGTGACACTCCCGGCCGGCAAAGAGCGCATCGAGTGGGAGGCGGAACTGGGCGTCGTGATCGGCGAGCAGTGCCGGAACGTCCCCGGGGAGTCCGCGATGGACGTGGTCGCGGGGTTCACGTGTCTGAACGACATCTCGAACCGCGACGACCAGCGACGGGAGAAGAACTGGGTCCGGGGGAAGGCGTTCGACGGCGCGGCCCCACTCGGGCCGGTCGTCGCCGACCCGGAGCACGTCCCGGGCGACGCGAGCGTCGAACTCCGGGTGAACGGCGAGACGAGACAGTCCTCCGACCGGTCGAACCTCATCTTCTCGATTCCGGAACTGATCGCCGAGATCACGACCTACCTCACGCTGGAACCGGGTGACGTGATCTCCACCGGAACGCCCGCAGGCGTCGGGGCACTCGCCGACGGCGACGAGGTCGAAGTCGAGATCGAGGGCGTGGGGACGCTCGCCCACTCGGTTCGGGTCCCCTGA
- a CDS encoding ABC transporter ATP-binding protein, with product MSANDTDQQTAGGDDEPILSVEAVDSGYGDVQVLDDLTLSLADGEIACLVGPNGAGKSTVLKTVFGLLTPWEGQVTFAGRDIGGMAPEDIVREGVGYVPQTENVFGSLTIEENLKMGGVARSDDLEPVLDQLYDRFPLLTEKRNAKASTLSGGQRQVLAFARALVMEPEVLLIDEPSAGLAPNTADEVFEDVQAVNDLGTAILMVEQNARKGLSISDYGYVLDQGTVAYEDEADGLLDNPEVSRLYLGG from the coding sequence ATGAGCGCGAACGACACCGACCAGCAGACCGCTGGCGGGGACGACGAGCCGATCCTCTCGGTCGAGGCTGTCGACAGCGGCTACGGCGACGTGCAGGTGCTGGACGACCTCACGCTCTCGCTCGCTGACGGCGAGATCGCGTGTCTCGTCGGGCCGAACGGCGCGGGGAAGTCCACCGTGTTGAAGACCGTCTTCGGCCTCCTGACGCCGTGGGAGGGGCAGGTCACGTTCGCCGGCCGCGACATCGGCGGGATGGCCCCCGAAGACATCGTCCGCGAGGGCGTCGGCTACGTCCCGCAGACCGAGAACGTCTTCGGCTCCCTGACGATCGAGGAGAACCTCAAGATGGGCGGGGTCGCGCGCTCCGACGACCTCGAACCGGTGCTCGACCAACTGTACGACCGGTTCCCACTCCTCACGGAGAAGCGTAACGCGAAGGCGAGTACCCTCTCCGGGGGCCAGCGGCAGGTGCTCGCGTTCGCCCGTGCGCTGGTGATGGAACCCGAGGTGCTGTTGATCGACGAACCGTCTGCCGGGCTCGCGCCGAACACCGCCGACGAGGTGTTCGAGGACGTGCAGGCCGTGAACGACCTCGGGACGGCGATCCTGATGGTCGAGCAGAACGCCCGGAAGGGGCTGTCTATCTCCGACTACGGCTACGTGCTGGACCAGGGGACCGTGGCGTACGAGGACGAGGCCGACGGCTTGTTGGACAATCCGGAAGTCTCGCGGCTGTATCTCGGCGGCTGA